Part of the Henckelia pumila isolate YLH828 chromosome 2, ASM3356847v2, whole genome shotgun sequence genome is shown below.
ccatcggagcttccgaagatcctgatctgccacgtgtcaaaatatcacttgttgactacggataggggtgatcggagcttccggtcctgatcggagcttcagatctagccaatcgtcatggatgatgtaatatgatcggagcttccaatcctgcatcggagcttccgatcctgttcggaacttccgaacctaccttcggagcttccgaactctatacAAGTAaatatgattaatcccttaattactgattttggttacgggctactacattctcccccacttaagatatttcgtcctcgaaatcagatcttaagtaccgaatgcaaatacagaaatcagaaacattctttattcaaatcaaacgtttacagagtttgcaactgaatacaacttaaagaatgaaatcaaaacaactcaggatggtctttacgcatcctgtcctcaagctcccaagtagcttcctcagtgcctcggcgctgccactgaactaaaaccaaaggaatgactttgttccgtacaaccttatccttaaaatccaggatacgaagaggtttctcaacataagtcaaatccttgtctacctgaacctcagatcgctgcagaatatgagattcatccgccacataccgtcgcaacagagatacgtggaacaagtcgtgaatactggatagatgcggtggcaaagctagtcgataagccaaatcgccaatgctctccaagatctcgaacggaccgataaatctgggagacaacttgcccttaaggccaaatctgagaatcttgcggaaaggtgacactctcagaaacactttctccccgacctcgaactgcaagggcctacgcttgatattagcataactggcctgacgatcctgtgcagtcttaatccgcttcttgatttgatcaacaatatctatcgcctgctggataaactccggtccttcagcctgtctctcccccacttcttcctagaagagtggagtacgacaacgtcgcccatacaatgcctcaaaaggtgccatcccaatactagtatgatagctattgttgtacgcgaagtcgatcaacggcaaatgatcctgccaggctgaaccaaaatccatgacgcacgctctaagcatatcctccaaagtacggatagtgcgctctgactgaccatcagtctccggatgataggctgtactcaaactgagagtagtacccatcgcacgctgaacactcccccaaaatctagaagtaaacctgggatcccgatcgctgacaatgctcacaggcactccatgtagtcggacgatctcctgaatgtacatccgtgccatgcgatccacagagtactctcggctataggcaatgaaatgcgctgacttggtgagtcggtccaccacaacccagataccATCACAGTTCTTTGGGGaaaccggcaaatgggtcacaaagtccatagtgataaactcccatttccattccggaataggcagactgtgaagcaatcctccaggtcgtcggtgctctgccttgacctgttgacacaccaaacatctcgaaacaaactgataaacactgcgtttcattcccttccaccagaaacgagtacgtagatccttgtacatcttgtttctcccaggatgaatactcaacttagtgcgatgcgcctgagacaaaatctcctctcgcaactcttcatcctgaggaatcacaagcctaccagacaaacacagaaagccatctgactgataatgaaatccagacgagctaccctcgttagctagacgagctaaacgctgggtcttcgaatcagacatctgagcatctcggatccgcgaatacaaggctggctcagataatatcgcaaacatctggatactctgcatacctttcttatgcttgaaggtataacccgaagtacaacagtcactgatcgcactagacattgaacaagtctgaagtgcggatagtcgcaccttgcgactcaaagcatcagcggtgagattagcagctcccggatggtacttaatcttgcaatcatagtccttaagaaagtccatccaacgtctctgcctcatgttcaactccgcccgagtgaacaaatacttgagactcttatggtcggtgaagatctcaaatttctcgccatacagataatgacgccagatcttcaaagcgaacacaatggctgccaattccaaatcatggactgggtagttgtcctcgtgaagcttcagctgtctagaagcgtatgcgatcacatgcccattctgagtcaggacacaacctaacccctgaagagaagcatccgtgtaaaccacataccctccagatccgaacggtaatgccaacaccggcgcagaagtcaaccgccgtcgaagctcacaaaaattctcctcacactcggaggaccactcgaaatccacacccttgcgggtaagctgcatcaaaggtcgagctaactgagagaagttcagaatgaagcgacgataataccctgctagacccagaaaactacgaatctcagcaactgtcgtcggacgcgaccaattaagtaccgcttcaatcttgcttggatcaacagaaatcccctccctggatatgatatggccaagaaagaccactctatccatccagaactcacacttgctcagcttggcgtacaactgctcatctcgaagagtctgtagtatcaaccgcaagtgagaaacatgctcttccgtattacgcgaataaaccaagatgtcgtcaatgaagaccacgacaaacttgtccaaatactccctgaagacacggttcatcagatccatgaatatagccggcgcattggttaaaccaaatggcatcactaggaactcgtaatgcccatagcgagtacggaatgcagtcttggctacgtcctgatcacggactctcaactgatgatacccagatctcaagtcaatcttggagtaaactgatgtgccctgcagctggtcaaacaagtcatcaatacgaggcaacggatacttgttcttcacagtgactcgattcagctgtcgatagtcaatgcacagccgcatcgacccatccttcttctttacgaagagaacaggagctccccaaggagatacactaggacgaatgtaccccttgtccaaaagatcctgtagctgattcttcaattcacgcatctctgacggagccagacgatacggtgctctagaaataggcgaagtacccggcatcaactctatgccaaactcgatttccctagcaggaggaaacccggaatctcatcagaaaaCACATatgaaaattcatccacaacaggaatgctctctatcccaatactctcagcggacaaatcaactgcatagataaggtagccttccccgccagactctagagctcgacaggctctcaaagctgataccaaaggcatcgggggtcgcgctccctcaccatagaaaaaccagctctcactcccctccggatgaaagcgtactaatctctgatagcagtccactgaagctcgataggtagtcaacatatctattcccagaatgcaatcaaagtcgtccatcgccaggaccatgagattcgctaacagaatgttcccttcgaactctaaggggcaacccatcactagacgcttagccaaagcagattggcccgtcgaagtagaaacagacatcactacgtctagtgcaatgcatggtaacttatgcctcttaacaaaacgtgcagaaatgaaggaatgaaatgcaccagtgtcaataagtacaagagcaggtataccataaagcagaaatgtacctgcgatgactatctcattctcctccacagcctgatcatgtctcagggcaaacacctgggcagaagctcgtggcctcaaatgagaactcccagcagactgtccctgcgacctctgctgaacggtggcctgagagcccgatcctgaaccagatccagaaccacctcccccagacagtggacaatccctccggatatgaccagtctctccacaatggaaacaagcttcagaagctctatggcacttttcggatggatggttcttcccacaatgatcacacttgtccttcttaccgtaacgaacgacacctccagaaccagaggaagaagaagatccagactttttgaaagtttgggcacggggacccaaagaactagcaggtctcgactgagagaaagacttgttccgccgaatgctgtcctccgcctggtgacaacggctcaccaaaccctcgtaggtcatgtcgtcgccaaccgccacacggtcatggatctcagggttaaggccctgaaggagcagattatacttcatctctgagctatcagcaatctcggggcaataggatagcagatcaaagaacctctgctgatactcatcgatagacatggctccctgtcgcagactcagtagctcgcccgccttcgactgtcggagtgcaggaggaaaataccgcttttggaaagctgtgcggaactcggcccaggtggccactcctctcgccgcaacaaaaggtgcagaagtaaacctctaccatctgcgcgcacgcccatccagaagatagccaagggtctccaccttctgctcctcggtgcattagaaagtctgaaaagtcgtctccatgcggtctaaccagttctccgcatcctccggagactcacctccaactaagggcttaggactcatagctaagaatcgacgcacagtgaaacgctcatcgtcatgatgacgatgacgccgttctcgacgaggctcccggtcggcatcaccccaacgcccaccaacactgccatgagaactccggtcgtcatgatttgccatctacaaaaatacctcatgatgagactatatcccaagaattcttttgcatgctctgataccataaatgtagtgacccttacccggatcacctactaaacaaaacttatgcatgcaattaacttaataaatagatatcagaataaaactgcggaaaccataaacgttatacaatcccaagaaaaaggaatctgtaatttatccaataatttacaaccaaatcgaattgcTGTAAAAACCCAACACAACAGTAATAAatcctagacgaagctccagctggccagccactgactagcccctcctggatccaccctcctcgtccaaacgcaaacctgccccatggaatagggtgtccagaaaatatagagtacgagacgtgagcataaaacgctcagtgcgagagtatgagtatacatgcatgcaaagtgaactccctatagactcgaggtcaaggatcagataacagagacagaccgggccctggtatgtagcacgctgtgccgtcgcttcaggaggtggctcccataccgagataaccgtggatacgccggacccaaatcgatggaagtccatccactaacaggatagggtacaaccctactaacagacatctcgaaagagatacagcaagatgcaaatgaatgcagcataatatcatggcatataaatcatgcagtcacataatacatgtatactcagtcaggatatctcgaacagtactttcgtacctcaatacagtgcaagctctaccaactctaggtccacgcctatagtctgctctacactgccaaatgatactactatcattaaagtgctctaaaagccttaactaagctattgcatactcctaaatatttataggaagcaaaagctataccttcgtccgtcgttagccctttgatgtcgatgcctccagaacttgggcacaactccgctacgactaccgaatgcctcgccgacctccggaccaagcctaagaagactagaacagctccaaaaaggactagaatggaaaggagaactcgaaattggcaaatgaaagtgaagcctcggccttctatttatagacaatgatcggaacctccgatccttgatcggaacgtccgaacctcgatcggaacgttcgatccagccatcggagcttccgaagatcctgatctgccacgtgtcaaaatatcacttgttgactacggataggggtgatcggagcttccggtcctgatcggagcttccgatctagccaatcgtcatggatgacgtaatatgatcggagcttccgatcctgcatcggagcttccgatcctgttcggaacttccgaacctaccttcggagcttccgaactctatacAAGTAaatatgattaatcccttaattactgattttggttacgggctactacagttctatcccgctaaaacgatgtctgcttgtaaatttcgattcaaatagctccaactctggataagctataataagaggttatatcaaaatccatACAACCAAAAACAACAAAGGCTCAAGATAAACTCATTACCGCTCTTCGTATAATCTCTTCGACGATctacttctgctaactctgggctcaacaccttcaaacgaatctgtacggaggcaaaaaaATATCAACAACGACAATCAACCCAACTGCCAATGGTTCGAAAATTCAAACgaatcaaaatcccaaaactcaaaccggcggcataacggctatattctgatcaaaccgaaaacacagacagcagtaaaGCATCGCAATCAACTCAATACAATGCTAAAACATCACTAACAATTCcaatccaacaaatctcaaaatccccattttcgaattatgcttccaaaaatcataacaattccgaacgacgctctatttcaaaaatgactgagaataaacgataagaactagctcaagaacatcataaccaaaactcaatcgattctaacaacatccgaaaatataagtataactgatcggagaaatacttacgatagaacaaatCTCTTGCTGCCGGGATCACGAATCTGCCTTCGAAataaaattctaacggacggatcgagcagacCGGAATTTGAAAGGCTTGAAGAAGCGTTTCCAAGATTCAATGGAGGAGAGGCGGGATGGAGGAGAAGATGGAGTGAAAGACCAAGTCAAAGGAGCttagatattatataaaatctcatattTGCTTTTTAGTccttaaaatttccaaaaattgcaaaatagaccctgatcaaaatcaaatcggctcttgcATTCTATAATCTCCGAGTATCTCCAATAAActaaattaagataaatttggggcattACATAGTTACTACTCCTGCATCTCTTGATTGGTCACCACCAAATCCCAAATCCTTGTGCAAAACCTGTAACCGTCccgtcgaatggagtgtccagaAAATATAAAAAACACTGGACATGAGCGCTAAAGCTCAATAagctagtacgggtaaacatacaaacatgatgcatgcaaatgaatgtttGGGTATCATACTAAGAATCATATCCTGCTCAGTCtcggcgccatggtatgtagcacgctgggccgtcacattaggaggtggctctcatatCATAAACTGTGGACATATCCGGGTCCAAAACTATGGTTCCCATCCACATATGCaatggggctgagcgacccctatACCGGGTAAGCAAAAAATACCGGATAAATCAAGATGTATGCACGTGCAGCATAACATATCAAAACAGTATgcaatcatggcatataaatgcaacacataatcatgcatacccgctggcaatctcagtcagtacttacataccttacTAATGCAGTCCTAGAAGCATTGACAAGtgtattttgtatgcattacttcatgttatttttatgtctattttgtgtgcattcatattatttttatgtgtttttatgtgctttagtgcatgtgtgtggatttcactccttgggttaattttgtaggaaaatatattttttaagaatGAATTCCggaccagctttgttcaaaaaatcaaaattaattttaaatagctccaaatccgatctctaccgttcaaattatatttctagatgtttggaagctgctgtccaaatttcagctcaatccgacggctagatctcaagatatgaatttttgaaaatcgtcgctcggtgcagaatttttgtactgtgcgcgcgcgagtttcgtgtccagccttctgtttttatgttctgcgcgcgtgcgaggcctatgccatgcgcgcgcgcgtgttcgggggtcatatgtgctccgaaaagtcctattttgtgaaagaaattaactggtaggcattccggaccatatatatacaagatataacatattttttagggTTTCGATGTTCCAGAACGCgcacaacacagaggaggcggctacaaggcttgggagagaagatttcttctttcttttcttctttttatttttatttttgaattattgtttttaattattgagtagtttattttcaaccaagacggcgtgattgggccgaacaaattcatgtagaaaacttggatgtttgtttgagatttttcagagttgattttattttattgattgttagatttatatttatcttgtgaatagtctgatcaactgtttgcttgcatgttaatcgattccaagtcgacagaggaggtattgattttgatcactctgataattaacatattataaaatcgactagaaatagaattcggtttcagtgtgcagtttgggtgtaaactgaattttcacaaatatttaatgcattcaaatttgattagaattacgaaagattagttcatcaatatttgaataggtttgattgttctagaaatatttttttgaacaaattaggagaattcccgtgaattaagattaaatctgagtcctgaatcgactacatgttacaagatttgttcggtacctacgtgtgtcttggttgtctttattttaattatttttatctttagttatttttattcgtatttcttaagcattttttattttttattcttattttatttaattcaaaatatgttttattattttgtctagattaagtaaaataattaaatcttgagaattgacaacagtccctgtgggatcgatacttggactctcggtccactttactattacttgacctggtgcgcttgccaatagatttttatcaaaccgatttagccggtcaagtttttggcgccgttgccggggactgtttagttaatattaggatagattatttgcttgagactagaatttttttttcttgcatttgtttaattatttattttaattttaattttattctcttttgcttgtgaggtacttggagatggaccaTCGACAGGtattcacaagatttggccaacaatacttggagcctttctatgctgcttgggggagattcaatgatttggcgaacagatttcaaTGCCATCAGTTTTTGACTTACACCctcactaaaattttttatggtggtttggatgagattacaagaagttgggtagattctgGAGCTCTGGCCACTGGCtgtcaattgtttagaagagatgaagacagtgcgatgcacttgttgaacaatatggcagattttgactaccattggcattgtgatctttcactgcagggttggagtcaccaatatcctccagatatcaactctaaaaattttgcgaaccaaccaccagagcatcaagaagagtgtatagggcattccgaagattatgtggctcagttggagaatattttgcggcaacagacagagacaaatcaatttttagaaagccgcataagtcttttggatgaacagattgcgcttattagagaaccaattttggatatctgtcaagagagtgaagtaactgagccagagcatgaagaaatcatttttgaggaatcttcttgtgaagaagagccaaacgtaatagtggaggaggaagaactatacaaggagagagattttacctcgtcagtggtcgttccatgtacaccgttagaagatactttcttgccattgacgccaatcccacagtattccatcctctatgaccTTCATCCTAGATTcagagtctccttccaaaagaaaaatttcagaacaagtgttgttggaccgacgagcttacaaagtatatatcacgccaagcttgagggcgaaggaaatcaagactCATACGTAGAgttgtatgattcttactatgggcggcagccgctctttgatgattGCTTCTGTATAGTCGGGgattagactataaatttagcgctgactgggaggcaaacCAGTGTTCTttctttttgatttttattttatttttggtttttgtttttgtttttgtttgatttttgtttctttcccatgccagttggtcgtgcctgccgatatatacaatctgctgctgctgtcccaagaaggaagaggatgcatcgaaaaccaggggagtgttatttttgttctcattgtgtttttgtttgtctttgcatttgtgggtttgttatgcattctgttcattgttctgaagcattgaggacaatgttttggataagtatggggtggggggggtagactagtattgcattgtctatgtgtttgtgttgcatctgtcgtgTTTCGTATTTCTTTGCATAcagtttatttttgttgttgtttgcattgttatgagtaggatgaatcataatagccaatgatgatgaagtttatttgaaaaaaatggatttttgaaaaaattttgctcttgactggacatgagaaactgtaggttgaaccgtgaatatttttaagcactaatgttagaccagtgaattgtagcgaaagatttgataaagtttctatctgtttgaccattgcacggcaataggtggtttgtggatcttgattgtgttctatgaattttgatgagactctagtttacacttatgatcttgggcgcacctagaaaaaatttatatacaattccatccgggccttgaaaggattaaaatcctaaaaaaaaaaaattaaatttaaggctaagtatgcagattcaatgggattgatgctccatccgggctatagatgaggggattagaaagaaaaaatagaataatttttcgtatcctagccagttatagctaagtcagcgggtaattattggggctaatgcaataccggTTGCAAAATatggaggtgtgtaattcattatctcaagggaggtgggtttagtctagaggtcgttggaaggaatgggcacttgaagagtgaaacttgcactgatttgtcataggtcgccaagcagttttgaaacgaattcggtctaagttgtatgaaactggaatgacatttcacacacacacgttcacattaaaccgaaggtgtattatgaaaagttgagagcatgcctgtgttttttgttttgtgattaaacttctcaaagcctttgcacatttatgaatcgtccttacttatgtttttgtttgcattttgtttttgcatatcttgctcgagggtgagcaagagttaagtatgggggtgttgataagtgcattttttatgcattatttcatgttatttttatgtctattttgtgtgcattcatattatttttatgtgtttttatgtgttttagttcatgtgtgtgtatttcactccttgggttaattttgtaggaaaatatatttttgaagaatgaattccggaccagctttgttcaaaaaatcaaatttaatttatagagCTCCAAATCCTATCTCACCTTTCAGATtatatttcaagatgtttggaagctgctgtccaaatttcacctcaatccgacggctagatctcaagatatgaatttttgaaaatcgtcgctcggtgcagaatttttgtactgcgcgcgcgcgagtttcgtgtccagccttctgtttttatgtgctgcgcgcgtgcgaggcctatgccgcACGCGCGtgcgtgttcgggggtcatatgtgcttcgaaaagtcctattttgtcaagaaaattaactggtaggcattccggaccatatatatacaagatatatcatattttttagggtttcgaagttccagaacgcgcacaacacagaggaggcggctacaaggcttgggagagaagatttcttctttcttttcttctttttatttttatttttgaattattctttttaattattgagtagtttattttcaaccaagacggcgtgattgggccgaacaaattcatgtagaaaacatggatgtttgtttgagatttttcagagttgattttattttattgattgttagatttatacttatcttgtgaatagtctgatcaactgtttgcttgcatgttaatcgattccaagtcgacaaaggaggtattgatttttatcactctgataattaacatattgtaaaatcgactagaaatagaattcggtttcagtgtgcggtttgggtgtaaactgaattttcacaaatatttaatgcattcaaatttgattagaattacgaaaaattagttcatcaatatttaaataggtttgattgttctagaaatagtcctttgaacaaattaggagaatttccgtgaattaagattaaatctgagtcctgaatcgactacatgttacaagatttgtttggtacctacgtgtgtcttggttgtctttattttaattatttttatctttagttatttttattcgtatttcttaagcagtttttaatttatattcttattttatttaattcaaaatattttctattattttgtctagattaagtaaaataattaaatcttgagaattgacaacagtccctgtgggatcgatacttggactctcagttcACTTtaatattacttgacctggtgcgcttgccagtagatttttatcaaaccgatttagccggtcaagcatccatctaggttccaagcctaccatctAGTACTACAATgtaaaatacccatgcatcaccgattatgctctaaaagccttaactaagctattacatacttcCGAATATTTTTAGTGATACAAAGTTATACCtagtccgtcgtcagcccgctgatggagatagcccccaaaacttaggcacaacttCGTTGTTATACCCGTAGCGCTCCGCCACTATCGGATTTTCAGTAAGACGCATATAAATCCCCTAAACTGACTAAGGAAGCTAGGAACGAGAGAGATAAGAGGGAAACGTTCGAGTTAGAAATGAGCCTCGCATCCTTATATATAGACAACGATCTGAACCTCCGAAGGAAtcttcgatcggagcttcctatCCTTGCTTCCGATCTTTCTCAGCCAACCACGTGTCTTGCTTCTAGAGGCTGGCTGTTGACAGTGCGATCAGAACTTCCTatcacgttcggagcttccgatcttgtagACGTCATTTCTTACATAATATTTggtgacgatcggagcttccgattgcagttcgaagcttccgaactcccAGAGCTTCCGAACCGGAACAATGGCTCCGATTTGTTCGAACCTTCCAaaccctgttcggagcttccgatctactcGATGAACAAAGCTCTTACCGGACCAATTTCGATCATTCTAAGTTAATTTCTCAACTCCTTAAACTCATTAAAAAATCCcttaaatcatattttacatttcttaaacatgattacttgattaattaccacataatcattaattctggatatgggtcactacattctcccgctcttaaaagat
Proteins encoded:
- the LOC140884563 gene encoding uncharacterized protein; its protein translation is MCRILEGHKDTFTHIKHKKKARGLSAWKRGGIIGVAALTGETFMAITGVGRACRYIQSAAAVPRRKRMHRKPGECYFCSHCVFVCLCICGFVMHSVHCSEALRTMFWISMGWGG